A stretch of Phoenix dactylifera cultivar Barhee BC4 chromosome 16, palm_55x_up_171113_PBpolish2nd_filt_p, whole genome shotgun sequence DNA encodes these proteins:
- the LOC103700036 gene encoding uncharacterized protein LOC103700036 gives METDLRALARILSGYKEEGGEGKGERERERNLVTLNLLGSGPIKVGSRGLDLDFRVSSPGLENRRDLLSDLMHPQKPSPPPARRELQDLNLPPAPDAAGDGGDAPPLEDSASLNLNLVAPPASEHPSTCTLENVKSALEQAERESRDKARREGRLDGSPSSSSSSAATNSSVKRRGGEEGGGGGGGGEVGVDGSDSSGGSLMATGCPNCLLYVLVAKRDPRCPRCGSHVPAPFFGKKPRVHF, from the exons ATGGAGACCGACCTGAGGGCTTTGGCGCGGATTCTTAGTGGGtacaaggaggagggaggagaagggaagggggagagggagagggagaggaatctCGTCACCCTCAACCTCCTCGGCAGCGGTCCGATCAAAGTCGGATCCAGGGGTTTGGATCTCGACTTCCGGGTTTCTTCGCCTGGTTTGGAGAACCGCCGCGATCTACTG TCCGATCTGATGCATCCTCAGAAGCCCAGCCCCCCTCCGGCGCGCCGCGAGCTCCAGGACCTCAACCTCCCACCGGCCCCCGACGCCGCCGGCGACGGCGGCGACGCCCCTCCGCTGGAAGACTCCGCCTCCCTGAACCTGAACCTTGTGGCTCCCCCCGCTTCGGAGCACCCCAGCACCTGCACCCTCGAGAACGTGAAGTCCGCCCTTGAGCAGGCGGAGCGCGAATCTCGAGACAAGGCTCGTCGAGAGGGAAGACTGGATGGCTCTCCTTCGTCCTCGTCGTCGTCGGCGGCCACGAACTCATCGGTGAAGCGGCGCGGGggcgaggaaggaggaggaggaggaggaggaggggaggtggGAGTGGACGGCTCTGACTCGTCCGGTGGGTCCCTGATGGCCACGGGGTGCCCCAACTGCCTCCTGTACGTGCTGGTGGCCAAGCGGGACCCGCGCTGCCCACGGTGTGGCTCGCACGTGCCGGCCCCCTTCTTCGGCAAGAAGCCTAGGGTCCATTTTTAG